One Glutamicibacter mishrai genomic window carries:
- a CDS encoding maleylpyruvate isomerase family mycothiol-dependent enzyme codes for MAQLLAPAELIAQVTTALDELSEQLRRVPLTEYSKPSSLPGWSNAQLIAHLASLAKAAVRQFESAGAEDVPPMYDGGAEGRIEAINMTALMRPQSLQTLVLDALAQLRASLPAAEPNWEAVVGYRPGAKVADMMYATWREMLIHATDLDQMARPPASWPAEFCAHLFRALEARVPQGARLVLQPHGKTRTVLGQGEKSWVLSGTDFDLAAWLAGRGIPGAIRVTAAADGAADPQLLPWPSDRLMQR; via the coding sequence ATGGCACAACTTCTGGCTCCGGCGGAGCTTATCGCACAAGTCACCACCGCATTGGACGAGCTGTCCGAACAGCTGCGCCGGGTCCCGCTGACCGAATACTCCAAGCCCAGTTCGCTGCCGGGGTGGAGCAACGCCCAGCTGATCGCGCACCTGGCGTCCCTGGCCAAGGCGGCGGTGCGCCAGTTCGAGAGCGCAGGGGCTGAGGACGTGCCACCCATGTACGACGGGGGAGCCGAGGGGCGGATCGAGGCGATCAACATGACCGCGTTGATGCGGCCTCAGTCGCTGCAGACATTGGTCCTCGACGCGCTGGCGCAGCTGCGGGCTTCGCTGCCCGCCGCCGAACCCAACTGGGAAGCGGTCGTCGGCTACCGCCCCGGCGCGAAGGTTGCCGACATGATGTATGCCACGTGGCGGGAAATGCTGATCCACGCCACAGACCTCGATCAGATGGCGCGTCCGCCTGCCTCCTGGCCGGCCGAATTTTGCGCCCATCTCTTCCGCGCCTTGGAAGCCCGCGTGCCCCAGGGAGCTCGCCTGGTTCTGCAGCCACACGGAAAAACCCGCACTGTCTTGGGGCAAGGTGAGAAGTCCTGGGTCTTGTCGGGGACGGATTTCGATCTGGCCGCCTGGCTTGCCGGGCGGGGGATCCCCGGGGCAATCCGGGTGACTGCAGCCGCCGATGGGGCCGCCGACCCGCAATTGCTGCCGTGGCCCAGCGACCGATTGATGCAACGTTAA
- a CDS encoding adenine phosphoribosyltransferase yields MLGVTTSESISDLLDRLSKIVPDYPQPGISFKDLTPVFADPVGLRRMVDELIAPFEGQFDIVAGLEARGFVLAAAAAYASGKGMLTIRKAGKLPREVYRDEYTLEYGTSCLEVHKDEIAPGTRVLILDDVLATGGTVGSSVRLIEKTGAVVAGVGVVLELDGLDGRGKLEGHRVHSLQVVHS; encoded by the coding sequence TTGCTAGGCGTGACTACTTCTGAGAGCATTAGCGACCTGCTGGACCGACTGAGCAAGATCGTCCCCGACTATCCGCAGCCCGGGATCTCCTTCAAGGACCTGACTCCGGTCTTCGCCGATCCGGTGGGCCTGCGCCGCATGGTTGACGAACTGATCGCCCCCTTTGAAGGGCAATTCGACATTGTCGCCGGCCTGGAAGCCCGCGGCTTCGTGCTGGCCGCGGCCGCGGCCTACGCTTCGGGCAAGGGCATGCTCACCATCCGCAAGGCCGGCAAGCTGCCGCGCGAAGTCTACCGGGACGAATACACCCTGGAATACGGGACCAGCTGCCTGGAAGTGCACAAGGACGAGATCGCCCCGGGAACGCGCGTGCTGATCCTCGACGACGTGCTTGCCACCGGCGGCACTGTCGGCTCCTCGGTGCGCTTGATCGAGAAAACCGGGGCCGTGGTGGCCGGGGTCGGCGTGGTTCTGGAACTTGACGGGCTGGATGGCCGCGGAAAGCTCGAGGGGCATCGCGTGCACTCCCTTCAGGTCGTCCACTCCTGA
- the argH gene encoding argininosuccinate lyase: MASSTNEGSLWGGRFSGGPADAMAALSKSTHFDWRLASYDIAGSRAHAKVLNRAGLLTEAELTDMIAALDQLEADVKSEAYVAAETDEDVHGSLERGLLERAGAQLGGKLRAGRSRNDQIATLGRMFLRDHARIIARGVIDTLDAMLEQVKAHPYAPMPGRTHLQHAQPILLSHLLLAYSWPLLRDVQRLIDWDKRAAISPYGSGALAGQTLGLDPNFVAAELGFDSAVHNSIDGTAARDVFAEFSWIAAMIGVDLSRVSEEVILWATKEFSFVKLHDSFSTGSSIMPQKKNPDIAELARGKAGRLIGDLTGLLATLKALPLAYNRDLQEDKEPVFDAADTLEILLPAVAGMMGTLTFNTERMAQLAPQGFALATDIAEWLVRQGVPFRDAHELSGAAVQLAESRGVELWDLTDEEYAGISEHLTPQVREVLSTEGSLNARNGQGGTAPSAVAAQLVEFERQLADIKAWAQ, translated from the coding sequence ATGGCCTCGTCAACAAATGAAGGATCGCTCTGGGGCGGTCGCTTCTCCGGCGGCCCTGCGGACGCAATGGCTGCGTTGAGCAAGTCAACCCACTTCGACTGGCGCCTGGCCAGCTACGATATCGCCGGTTCCCGAGCCCATGCCAAGGTCCTGAACCGCGCCGGCCTGCTCACCGAGGCCGAGCTCACCGACATGATCGCTGCCCTGGACCAGCTGGAAGCGGACGTGAAATCCGAAGCCTATGTCGCAGCGGAAACCGACGAAGACGTCCACGGCTCGCTCGAACGCGGATTGCTCGAACGCGCTGGCGCCCAGCTCGGAGGCAAGCTGCGCGCTGGTCGTTCCCGCAACGACCAGATCGCAACCCTGGGCCGGATGTTCCTGCGCGATCACGCCCGCATCATCGCCCGCGGCGTGATCGACACCCTCGACGCCATGCTGGAACAGGTCAAGGCGCACCCATACGCACCCATGCCAGGGCGCACGCACCTTCAGCATGCTCAGCCGATCCTGCTCTCGCACCTTTTGCTGGCCTACTCCTGGCCGCTGCTGCGCGATGTGCAGCGCCTGATCGACTGGGACAAGCGCGCCGCGATTTCCCCTTATGGCTCCGGTGCGCTGGCCGGCCAGACCCTGGGCCTGGACCCGAACTTCGTCGCAGCCGAGCTGGGTTTCGACTCGGCAGTGCACAACTCGATCGACGGCACCGCCGCCCGCGACGTGTTCGCCGAATTCTCCTGGATCGCCGCGATGATCGGCGTGGACCTCTCGCGCGTCTCGGAGGAAGTGATCCTCTGGGCCACCAAGGAATTCAGCTTCGTGAAGCTGCACGATTCCTTCTCCACCGGCTCCTCGATCATGCCGCAGAAGAAGAACCCGGACATCGCCGAACTGGCCCGTGGCAAGGCGGGGCGCTTGATCGGCGACCTGACCGGCCTGCTGGCCACGCTCAAGGCACTGCCGTTGGCCTACAACCGCGACCTGCAGGAAGACAAGGAACCGGTCTTCGACGCCGCCGACACCTTGGAGATCCTGCTGCCGGCGGTTGCCGGCATGATGGGCACGCTGACCTTCAATACCGAGCGCATGGCGCAGCTGGCCCCGCAGGGCTTCGCATTGGCTACCGACATCGCCGAATGGCTGGTCCGCCAGGGTGTTCCATTCCGCGACGCGCACGAATTATCCGGCGCGGCTGTGCAGCTGGCTGAATCGCGCGGGGTGGAGCTGTGGGATCTGACCGACGAGGAATACGCCGGCATTTCCGAGCACCTGACCCCGCAGGTCCGCGAAGTGCTGTCCACCGAAGGCTCGCTGAACGCGCGCAATGGCCAGGGCGGTACCGCGCCGAGCGCTGTCGCCGCCCAGCTGGTGGAATTCGAGCGCCAGCTCGCCGACATCAAAGCCTGGGCACAGTAG
- a CDS encoding arginine repressor, whose amino-acid sequence MSSQPSTKTARQARIRAFLGNNSVKSQAELLGLLKDDGLEVTQATLSRDLVEIGAVRIRDHLGQLIYAVRQEGGDRSPQTAITQEVLDARLAKICAEQLVTAEASGNIVVLRTPPGAANLLALAIDHSQMPSILGCIAGDDTIMVTTREVDGGAEVAARFLALAEPR is encoded by the coding sequence ATGTCCTCGCAGCCAAGCACCAAAACCGCCCGGCAGGCCCGCATCCGCGCTTTTTTGGGCAACAATTCGGTTAAATCCCAGGCCGAGCTGCTCGGGCTGCTCAAGGACGACGGGCTGGAAGTCACCCAGGCCACGCTCTCGCGCGATCTGGTGGAAATCGGTGCGGTGCGCATCCGCGACCACCTCGGCCAGCTGATCTACGCGGTGCGCCAAGAAGGCGGGGATCGATCCCCGCAGACCGCCATCACCCAGGAGGTGCTCGATGCGCGCCTGGCGAAGATCTGCGCCGAACAGCTGGTCACCGCCGAAGCCTCCGGGAATATCGTGGTGCTGCGCACCCCGCCGGGCGCGGCGAACCTGCTGGCCCTGGCCATCGACCATTCGCAGATGCCCTCGATCCTGGGCTGCATCGCGGGAGATGACACCATCATGGTCACCACCCGCGAGGTCGACGGAGGCGCGGAAGTCGCAGCCCGCTTCCTCGCACTGGCCGAACCGCGCTAA
- the argB gene encoding acetylglutamate kinase, giving the protein MAQTIRTNLDIAQAKAEALIEALPWIQRFAGTTMVIKYGGNAMVNDELRRAFAEDIVFLRHAGVNPVVVHGGGPQINKMLDTLGIKSEFRGGLRVTTPEAMDVVRMVLTGQVQRDLVGLINSHGPYSVGMSGEDGATLQAIRTGTIVDGQPVDLGLVGEVTRVRTDQVDSLVDAGMIPVISTVAPEFDEHGDPTGAVLNVNADTAAAALASALGAAKLVILTDVEGLYAAWPDKSSLISSITNDELRQMLPSLESGMIPKMGACLKAVDEGVGQAHIVDGRAPHSMLLEIFTTAGVGTQVLPSSHTNSKDTK; this is encoded by the coding sequence ATGGCCCAAACCATCCGCACCAACCTGGACATCGCCCAAGCCAAGGCCGAAGCGCTGATCGAAGCATTGCCGTGGATCCAGCGCTTCGCCGGAACCACCATGGTCATCAAATACGGCGGCAATGCCATGGTCAACGACGAGCTGCGCCGCGCCTTCGCCGAAGACATCGTGTTCCTGCGCCACGCCGGGGTCAACCCGGTGGTCGTGCACGGCGGCGGACCGCAGATCAACAAGATGCTCGACACCCTCGGCATCAAATCCGAATTCCGCGGCGGGCTGCGCGTGACCACCCCTGAAGCCATGGACGTGGTGCGCATGGTGCTCACCGGCCAGGTGCAGCGCGATCTGGTCGGCCTGATCAACTCGCACGGCCCCTACTCGGTGGGCATGTCCGGCGAAGACGGCGCCACCTTGCAGGCCATCCGCACCGGCACGATCGTTGATGGGCAGCCGGTGGACCTGGGACTTGTCGGCGAAGTGACCCGGGTGCGCACCGATCAGGTGGACTCGCTGGTGGATGCCGGCATGATCCCGGTCATCTCCACCGTCGCCCCGGAATTCGATGAACACGGCGATCCCACCGGTGCGGTGCTCAACGTCAACGCGGATACCGCCGCGGCCGCGCTGGCCAGCGCGCTGGGCGCCGCCAAACTGGTGATCCTCACCGACGTGGAAGGCCTGTACGCGGCCTGGCCGGATAAGTCCTCGCTGATCAGCTCGATCACCAACGACGAACTGCGCCAGATGCTGCCAAGCCTCGAATCGGGCATGATCCCGAAAATGGGCGCGTGCCTCAAAGCCGTGGACGAAGGCGTGGGACAGGCCCACATCGTCGACGGCCGCGCCCCGCACTCGATGCTGCTGGAAATCTTCACTACCGCCGGCGTGGGCACCCAGGTGCTCCCGTCCTCCCACACCAACTCGAAGGACACCAAGTGA
- the argF gene encoding ornithine carbamoyltransferase, with protein MSSTRHFLTDLDFTPDEQSKVLDLAAAMKADKFGYQPYAGPQTVAVFFDKTSTRTRVSFHAGIAELGGSPLIINSGESQLGHKESIADSAKVLERMVSTIVWRTYKQSGLEEMAANSSVPVINALSDDYHPCQLIADLLTVREHKGATAGLTMSYLGDAANNMANSYLLAGVTAGMHVRIAGPEDYLPAEPIIAAAQERAKLTGGSVTITTDAAAALKDADVVVTDTWVSMGQEDEKEARLKLFTDYSVTSEAMKLAKEDAIVLHCLPAYRGYEIDAEVIDGPQSVVFDEAENRVHAQKAIMTWLMVASGLAEDSRVEL; from the coding sequence ATGAGCTCAACCCGCCACTTCCTGACCGACCTGGATTTCACCCCCGACGAGCAGTCCAAGGTGCTCGATCTGGCCGCCGCCATGAAGGCCGACAAATTCGGTTACCAGCCTTACGCCGGCCCGCAGACCGTCGCGGTCTTCTTCGACAAGACTTCGACCCGTACCCGCGTTTCCTTCCACGCCGGCATCGCCGAACTCGGCGGCTCGCCGCTGATCATCAACTCCGGCGAATCCCAGCTGGGCCACAAGGAGTCCATCGCCGACTCCGCCAAGGTGCTCGAACGCATGGTCTCCACCATCGTCTGGCGCACCTACAAGCAGTCCGGCCTGGAGGAAATGGCCGCGAATTCCTCGGTGCCGGTCATCAACGCGCTGAGCGACGATTACCACCCATGCCAGCTGATCGCCGATCTGCTCACCGTGCGCGAGCACAAGGGAGCCACCGCCGGGCTGACCATGAGCTACCTGGGCGATGCGGCCAACAATATGGCCAACTCCTACCTGCTCGCAGGCGTGACCGCCGGCATGCACGTGCGCATCGCCGGACCCGAAGACTACCTGCCTGCCGAGCCGATCATCGCCGCCGCACAGGAGCGGGCGAAGCTCACCGGGGGATCGGTCACCATCACCACCGATGCCGCCGCCGCGTTGAAGGACGCCGACGTGGTTGTCACCGACACCTGGGTCTCCATGGGCCAGGAAGACGAAAAGGAAGCGCGCCTGAAGCTATTCACCGACTACTCGGTGACCAGCGAAGCGATGAAGCTGGCCAAGGAGGATGCGATTGTGCTGCATTGCCTGCCTGCCTACCGCGGCTACGAGATCGACGCCGAGGTGATCGATGGGCCGCAGTCGGTGGTCTTCGACGAAGCCGAAAACCGCGTGCACGCCCAGAAAGCCATCATGACCTGGCTCATGGTCGCCTCCGGGCTTGCCGAAGATTCACGAGTGGAGCTCTAG
- a CDS encoding HNH endonuclease signature motif containing protein, producing MDLQQLTHSLTALVGQVADQGSGEPALSAPQLLQAQSILLQLAGNLSRQAEQLTDPRAAVANAQFAEALGRQSTRGTVIAASLVETTGAHALHMDEFDDLRAGRTDFSAEPRFAAGRTVYPDAANLLAAVLDLNYFEATRRVEDAHLVHARRDISGAACAPRFTALVEHFAATPDPFAASQPASAPWAPPDLHHVRDPREVLKAARALDKFEPADTTFDGIPTSATATAADGTLLEDQAAALLAETPLRTRQKHLNTLVKDYKEAHSETRTPPLGLFRGRVVNGVHEFIVRVRSLDAELWNSLIAQADNKRTQAGAAARQADKSAPADERAQSDEPGRESSSDEPVHDDLWHSDEPIPDWARGPQPEGEGTSSSPGAPPDAAMPVMPTTCTIPERRLNALNAILRNIDPDNSTKRIIPEIVVHASYEDLADLASLSGITAHGVKLSAPELRTMLCEAKVLSPIYNADGVIMDIGRDARLFPRWMKLAARDRDGGCLVPGCTEEPALLEYHHFMPWSKGGHTRLQDCCPLCTTHHVMVHTGYLKLVKIKKLPYVILPKHLDPDQRPQRNTYFARSG from the coding sequence ATGGATTTGCAGCAGCTCACGCACTCGCTTACCGCGCTGGTCGGCCAAGTGGCCGATCAGGGCTCCGGCGAGCCAGCGCTCAGCGCCCCGCAATTGCTGCAGGCCCAATCCATCCTCCTGCAACTAGCCGGAAATCTATCCCGCCAGGCTGAGCAGCTGACCGACCCGCGGGCCGCGGTGGCCAATGCGCAGTTCGCCGAAGCCCTGGGCCGCCAATCAACTCGCGGGACCGTCATCGCTGCCAGCCTCGTGGAAACCACCGGCGCCCATGCCCTGCACATGGATGAATTCGACGATCTGCGTGCCGGCCGCACCGACTTCAGCGCCGAACCGCGCTTCGCCGCCGGTCGCACCGTTTATCCCGACGCCGCCAACCTCCTGGCCGCGGTTCTCGACCTGAACTATTTCGAAGCCACGCGCCGTGTCGAGGATGCACACCTGGTCCACGCCCGGCGCGATATCTCCGGCGCCGCCTGCGCTCCTCGATTTACCGCCTTGGTCGAGCATTTTGCCGCCACGCCCGATCCATTCGCCGCTTCCCAACCCGCGTCCGCACCATGGGCCCCGCCAGACCTGCATCATGTTCGCGATCCCCGCGAAGTGCTGAAAGCCGCCCGGGCGCTGGACAAGTTCGAACCGGCAGACACCACCTTCGACGGGATCCCCACCTCGGCGACCGCCACGGCTGCCGACGGCACGCTGCTGGAGGACCAAGCCGCCGCGTTGCTGGCTGAAACCCCGTTGCGAACACGCCAAAAGCACCTGAATACCCTGGTCAAGGACTACAAAGAGGCGCATAGCGAAACCCGCACGCCCCCACTGGGACTTTTCCGCGGCCGGGTCGTCAATGGCGTCCACGAATTCATCGTCCGCGTGCGTTCCCTGGATGCCGAGTTGTGGAACTCGCTGATCGCCCAGGCCGACAACAAGCGCACCCAGGCCGGTGCCGCCGCCCGCCAAGCCGACAAAAGTGCACCGGCTGATGAACGGGCGCAGTCCGACGAGCCCGGCCGCGAATCCTCCAGCGACGAGCCGGTGCACGACGATCTCTGGCATAGCGACGAACCGATTCCGGACTGGGCCCGAGGTCCACAGCCTGAGGGCGAGGGAACAAGTTCTTCACCTGGCGCCCCGCCGGATGCCGCGATGCCCGTCATGCCCACCACCTGCACCATTCCGGAACGAAGGCTCAACGCGCTGAATGCCATCCTGCGCAATATCGATCCGGACAACAGCACCAAGCGGATAATCCCGGAAATAGTAGTGCATGCCAGCTACGAGGACCTCGCCGACCTTGCGTCGCTCAGCGGAATTACCGCTCACGGGGTCAAACTCTCCGCGCCCGAACTTCGCACCATGCTCTGCGAGGCGAAAGTCCTCAGCCCGATCTACAACGCCGACGGGGTGATCATGGACATCGGCAGGGATGCCAGGCTGTTCCCGCGGTGGATGAAACTCGCCGCGCGTGACCGCGACGGTGGCTGCCTGGTGCCAGGCTGCACCGAGGAACCGGCGCTGCTGGAGTACCACCACTTCATGCCGTGGTCCAAAGGCGGGCACACGCGGCTGCAAGATTGCTGTCCGCTATGCACGACCCACCACGTAATGGTTCATACCGGGTATCTGAAACTGGTGAAGATCAAGAAACTGCCCTACGTGATCCTGCCCAAGCATCTGGATCCCGACCAACGGCCGCAGCGCAATACCTATTTCGCGCGGTCCGGCTGA
- a CDS encoding macro domain-containing protein, producing MEIQLYRGDITTLHVDAIVNAANPSLLGGGGVDGAIHEAAGPSLLAACREVRAQRYPDGIPSGIAVATKAGELAAKCVIHTAAPNLALIKPNPKILRDCFMNSLYVAARHDAHSIAFPAIGAGVFGWDPQLVADIAHEAIDRWVEINKHISPIHKIIMVAHTDEVQAAFEKAFNLNAVQDIAA from the coding sequence ATGGAAATCCAGTTGTACCGTGGTGACATCACCACCCTGCACGTAGATGCCATCGTGAACGCTGCCAATCCTTCACTTTTAGGTGGCGGCGGAGTCGATGGAGCGATTCATGAAGCTGCCGGTCCCAGCCTGCTAGCCGCATGCCGGGAAGTCCGCGCGCAGCGCTACCCGGACGGAATCCCATCGGGCATTGCCGTCGCAACAAAAGCCGGCGAGCTCGCGGCAAAGTGCGTCATCCATACTGCCGCGCCAAATCTGGCGCTGATCAAGCCCAACCCAAAAATTTTGAGGGACTGCTTTATGAATTCGCTCTACGTGGCCGCCCGCCACGATGCCCACTCGATCGCCTTCCCCGCCATTGGCGCGGGCGTCTTCGGCTGGGACCCCCAGCTGGTGGCCGACATCGCCCATGAAGCGATCGACCGGTGGGTCGAGATCAACAAGCACATTTCGCCGATCCACAAGATCATCATGGTGGCGCACACCGACGAGGTCCAGGCTGCCTTTGAAAAGGCCTTCAACCTCAACGCTGTCCAGGACATCGCCGCCTAA
- a CDS encoding acetylornithine transaminase translates to MSEQTAHTPETTDEVQELAQLSSSALSERYQQSLLGVFGAPQRVLVRGAGCHVWDADGNQYLDLLGGIAVNTLGHANPLLTSVITSQLATLGHVSNFFTSPSQIALAEKLLEISAAPAGSKVFFANSGTEANEAALKLTRRNAGTEAAPRTRVIALEHAFHGRTLGALSLTYKEKYRAPFAPLPQNVTWIPAGDIDALRNAVDETVSAVFIEPIQGEAGVKMLSTEYLQAAREITREAGALLVFDEVQTGMGRTGSFFASAPVIPDVMTLAKGLGGGFPIGAMIVFGEENTKWLTPGDHGTTFGGNPVACAAGLAVIHTIESQNLLEKVRENGTWLREQLCSIAGVSEVRGAGMLTAFELAEANAQKLVAAALDAGFIVNATDEKTIRLAPPLVITQEQLGSFLAALPQLIAAA, encoded by the coding sequence GTGAGCGAGCAGACAGCGCACACCCCAGAGACCACCGACGAAGTGCAAGAGCTCGCGCAGCTCTCCTCCTCGGCGCTTTCCGAGCGCTACCAGCAGTCCCTGCTGGGCGTTTTTGGCGCCCCGCAGCGCGTATTGGTGCGCGGAGCCGGCTGCCACGTCTGGGATGCCGACGGCAACCAGTATCTGGATCTGCTCGGCGGCATCGCGGTGAATACCCTGGGCCACGCCAATCCGCTGCTGACCTCGGTCATCACCAGCCAGCTGGCCACCTTGGGGCACGTGTCGAACTTCTTCACCTCCCCGAGCCAGATCGCCCTGGCCGAAAAGCTGCTGGAAATCTCCGCCGCCCCGGCAGGGTCCAAGGTCTTCTTCGCCAACTCCGGCACCGAAGCCAATGAGGCCGCGCTGAAGCTCACCCGCCGCAACGCCGGCACCGAGGCCGCTCCGCGCACCCGCGTCATAGCTCTGGAGCACGCCTTCCACGGCCGCACCCTGGGCGCGCTGTCGCTGACCTACAAGGAAAAGTACCGGGCGCCCTTTGCCCCGCTGCCACAGAATGTCACCTGGATTCCGGCCGGAGATATCGACGCCCTGCGCAACGCGGTGGACGAAACCGTCTCCGCAGTATTCATCGAGCCGATCCAGGGCGAAGCCGGGGTGAAGATGCTCTCCACCGAGTACCTGCAGGCCGCACGCGAGATCACCCGCGAAGCCGGCGCCCTGCTGGTCTTCGACGAGGTGCAGACCGGCATGGGCCGCACCGGCTCCTTCTTCGCCTCCGCACCGGTGATCCCCGATGTGATGACCCTGGCCAAGGGCCTGGGCGGCGGCTTCCCGATCGGCGCGATGATCGTCTTCGGCGAAGAGAACACCAAGTGGCTGACCCCGGGCGATCACGGCACCACCTTCGGCGGCAACCCGGTGGCCTGCGCCGCCGGCCTGGCCGTCATCCACACCATCGAATCCCAAAACCTGCTCGAAAAGGTCCGGGAGAACGGAACCTGGCTGCGCGAACAGCTCTGTAGCATCGCCGGGGTCAGCGAAGTGCGCGGGGCAGGCATGCTCACCGCCTTCGAACTGGCCGAAGCCAACGCGCAGAAACTGGTGGCCGCCGCCCTGGACGCCGGGTTCATCGTGAACGCCACCGACGAGAAGACCATCCGCCTGGCCCCGCCATTGGTCATCACCCAAGAGCAACTAGGCAGCTTCCTGGCCGCCCTGCCGCAGCTGATCGCCGCCGCCTGA